A region from the Catellatospora sp. TT07R-123 genome encodes:
- a CDS encoding methyltransferase domain-containing protein gives MSDVTRDVFDDKVTAWRQWQDAPWGRLRYTLAEHNIGRHLDGRRLRILDVAGGNGVEAVRYAAAGHQVTLVDYSPQMLASARSLAEATGVGNRVSVIESDVAKLGDVVEAGAYDLVLCHNLLPYVSDVESTLACVLAPLRPGGLASIIAANAYSEPLRVAIREMDLTAAYEALDATERYTQTFSTPVYPRTADEVSAALRRLGSGVLGHYGIRSVCDFIPDDQRKYDASFFAELERLELALTDRVPFLLTARLFHLIASAPAE, from the coding sequence ATGAGTGACGTGACCCGCGACGTGTTCGACGACAAGGTGACCGCCTGGCGCCAGTGGCAGGACGCGCCGTGGGGCCGCCTGCGGTACACGCTGGCCGAGCACAACATCGGCCGCCACCTCGACGGCCGCAGGCTGCGCATCCTCGACGTGGCCGGCGGCAACGGGGTGGAGGCCGTGCGCTACGCCGCCGCCGGGCACCAGGTCACCCTCGTCGACTACTCGCCGCAGATGCTCGCCTCGGCCCGCTCGCTGGCCGAGGCGACCGGGGTCGGCAACCGGGTCAGCGTCATCGAGTCCGATGTGGCCAAGCTCGGCGACGTCGTCGAGGCGGGCGCCTACGACCTCGTGCTGTGCCACAACCTGCTGCCGTACGTCTCCGACGTGGAGTCGACGCTGGCGTGCGTGCTCGCGCCGCTGCGCCCCGGCGGCCTGGCCAGCATCATCGCGGCCAACGCCTACTCCGAGCCGCTGCGGGTGGCCATCCGGGAGATGGACCTCACCGCCGCGTACGAGGCCCTCGACGCCACCGAGCGCTACACCCAGACCTTCAGCACGCCCGTCTACCCGCGCACCGCCGACGAGGTGTCGGCCGCGCTGCGGCGCCTGGGCTCAGGCGTGCTCGGCCACTACGGCATCCGCTCGGTCTGCGACTTCATCCCCGACGACCAGCGCAAGTACGACGCCTCGTTCTTCGCGGAGCTGGAGCGCCTCGAACTGGCCCTCACCGACCGGGTGCCGTTCCTGCTCACCGCGCGCCTGTTCCACCTGATCGCCAGCGCCCCGGCGGAGTGA